The Cellulophaga sp. L1A9 genome window below encodes:
- a CDS encoding alpha-L-fucosidase: protein MYRIIYSILSLTLLFTVSSCNETKSSKNLTESSYMGDPLEKSAFLKKDLPWFAQFQVGEQPVLGFPGETANARELRMKNWADAKYGLFLHWGPQRSGGEYIIPQDTLAKFIPMDFNAEEWVLKAKDLGFKYMVITAKHHAGFSMFDSQHTDYDIVDQTPFKRDPIKELSAACEKYNMLFGVYYSVWDLYHPDYSKEIGNADYKNYHEFMLNQVEELLTNYGPMVSVWFDGEWVNSWTVERATEFRNKIRTLQPNTVLANRIGQRRRGEGDHQSPENFLPYVGNQNEHWEGCAKFDGSWFYDGTNTSQTAEWALYKLCYATSRGGNFLMNLGPTPKGGFLESSINKLDKVGKWLKTNGESIYGAKKGPHYLLEWGTCTQKGNVLYYQVFDWPSDEKLVIPGLLSEIESVSLSVNGTSLEYRKEESTVVVTVPKISPDPMATVVKVKLKEAAKVDNSIRAFAKKLESVDHMREVPKGGYFLSAAFAEVHGEQLYFYYGTGSGSQRENLKGWTEKSDWVEWELLAEEEGDYAVEITYANLTNGGSFELKIADQTFEHTVEKIDKKPKAKESPLSVNYKTFNLGKVKLEPGRHKLIIKPIHITEEAIVYHQGLMTLRDITLIPQ from the coding sequence ATGTATCGAATAATTTATAGCATTCTATCTTTAACCCTTCTATTTACAGTTTCATCTTGTAATGAAACCAAAAGTTCAAAGAACCTAACGGAGAGCTCCTATATGGGTGATCCACTAGAGAAATCTGCTTTTTTAAAGAAAGACCTGCCTTGGTTTGCACAATTTCAAGTGGGAGAACAACCTGTTTTAGGGTTTCCAGGAGAAACAGCCAATGCAAGAGAACTGCGTATGAAAAATTGGGCGGACGCCAAATACGGCCTATTTCTACATTGGGGTCCGCAACGCTCGGGAGGAGAATATATAATTCCACAAGATACACTGGCCAAATTTATTCCTATGGATTTCAATGCGGAGGAATGGGTGCTAAAGGCGAAGGATCTAGGGTTTAAATACATGGTTATTACCGCAAAGCACCACGCAGGGTTTTCCATGTTCGATTCTCAGCATACCGACTATGATATTGTAGACCAAACCCCTTTTAAAAGAGACCCCATTAAAGAGTTGTCAGCTGCCTGTGAGAAATACAACATGTTGTTCGGAGTCTATTATTCTGTTTGGGATCTCTATCATCCTGATTATAGTAAAGAAATCGGAAACGCTGATTATAAAAATTATCACGAGTTTATGCTCAATCAGGTAGAAGAACTGCTGACCAATTATGGCCCTATGGTAAGCGTTTGGTTCGATGGCGAATGGGTTAATAGCTGGACAGTAGAGCGTGCTACAGAATTTAGGAATAAAATAAGGACACTCCAGCCCAACACCGTTTTAGCGAACCGTATAGGTCAAAGAAGGAGAGGCGAAGGCGACCATCAGTCGCCCGAAAATTTTTTGCCATATGTAGGCAACCAGAATGAGCATTGGGAGGGTTGTGCCAAGTTTGATGGGAGTTGGTTTTATGATGGAACCAATACATCACAAACTGCTGAATGGGCTTTGTACAAACTCTGTTACGCTACCTCGAGAGGCGGCAATTTTTTAATGAATCTAGGACCTACTCCAAAAGGCGGTTTTTTAGAATCTAGTATCAATAAACTGGATAAGGTAGGGAAATGGTTAAAGACCAATGGAGAATCTATCTATGGAGCGAAAAAAGGGCCACATTACCTATTGGAATGGGGCACCTGTACCCAAAAAGGAAATGTGTTATACTATCAGGTATTTGACTGGCCGAGCGATGAAAAACTAGTGATTCCCGGGTTGCTGTCAGAGATTGAATCCGTTAGTCTATCGGTGAACGGCACATCTTTGGAATATAGGAAAGAAGAGAGTACGGTAGTAGTTACGGTTCCCAAAATATCACCAGATCCAATGGCTACCGTAGTAAAGGTTAAACTCAAAGAAGCTGCCAAGGTAGATAATTCCATTCGCGCATTTGCAAAAAAACTTGAATCCGTGGATCATATGCGTGAAGTGCCCAAAGGAGGGTATTTCTTATCCGCTGCTTTCGCCGAGGTACATGGTGAGCAACTCTATTTTTACTATGGCACGGGATCAGGTTCACAGCGTGAAAACCTAAAGGGATGGACAGAAAAATCAGACTGGGTAGAATGGGAGTTGCTGGCAGAGGAAGAAGGAGATTATGCAGTTGAAATAACCTATGCTAACCTCACTAACGGAGGATCTTTTGAACTGAAAATCGCCGACCAAACTTTTGAACATACCGTCGAAAAAATAGATAAGAAGCCAAAAGCAAAAGAATCACCTTTAAGTGTAAACTATAAAACATTTAATCTAGGCAAAGTAAAACTCGAACCAGGGCGTCACAAACTGATCATCAAACCAATTCATATAACAGAGGAGGCAATAGTATATCATCAGGGTTTAATGACGTTGCGGGACATTACATTAATTCCACAATAA
- a CDS encoding glycoside hydrolase family 97 protein produces the protein MKLKLKKNRFLKRTYYFLLIIVGFVLGGCADKFHDFTVHSPEGQLSLIMQNKNDLISYTLLKKGKELIGSSEIAILSNVTKTKIIGSNLTFESKMWEPVWGQFSEIKDVYNELVLDIDLDGKKAKLFVRIYDKGIGFRYQIEGYEEATEADFYCEYNLSGTDALYSSSGENSPIGPFSINEIKLGGNKPSLLTPLVVEQSKKTYLSILESDLYAAPEFDVINFKFNLEKGLLTSSNKTKLKGAKTTTPWRVILVEDRIGDLVTNTVPLNLATPNQLQDASWVTPGKTLWDWRVHGYTADDGFTYGIDTESYMRFIDFAAEKGIEYFLIDDSWYTKVTKGHFELSDKLDLQQVIDYANEKDVQLLLYYDRRHGEYGDDELFKYYRSLGMKGIKYGFMGSNVPFTKDAIKASAENRLLIDFHDGPVPFTGIERTFPNAITKEYCHAQQDSRKAFTPETFIRMALINAIQGPLDMNNGNFDLTGINDGSREKGPKIIGSYLSTVASEAARTLIIHSGLVCIPDAPEAYTKKADLFEFIQKMPVGKWDESKVLHAKMGEYISTARRHGEAWFIGSVYNQKGGVLNIDLDFLKEGENYKVTFYEDTPETHCKTNPEAYQVRTGIVKKGDVIKVKMAPGGGHCMWIRPE, from the coding sequence ATGAAATTAAAATTAAAAAAAAATAGGTTTTTAAAACGTACATATTATTTTTTACTTATAATAGTAGGTTTTGTACTTGGCGGATGTGCTGACAAGTTCCACGATTTTACGGTACATTCCCCTGAAGGTCAACTATCGCTTATCATGCAGAACAAGAATGATTTGATAAGTTATACTCTATTAAAAAAAGGTAAAGAACTGATCGGTTCATCAGAAATAGCAATTTTATCAAATGTTACGAAAACCAAAATAATAGGTTCGAATTTAACATTTGAAAGTAAGATGTGGGAACCTGTTTGGGGTCAATTCAGCGAAATTAAAGATGTATACAATGAGTTGGTTTTGGATATTGATTTAGACGGTAAGAAAGCAAAACTTTTTGTGCGTATTTATGATAAAGGAATTGGATTTAGATACCAAATAGAAGGCTATGAAGAAGCTACGGAAGCTGATTTTTATTGTGAGTATAATTTAAGCGGTACGGATGCCTTATATTCTTCTTCAGGGGAAAATAGCCCCATTGGGCCTTTTAGCATCAATGAAATTAAGCTAGGGGGAAATAAACCTAGTTTATTGACACCATTAGTTGTTGAGCAATCCAAAAAAACATACCTATCAATTTTAGAATCTGACCTTTATGCGGCACCAGAATTTGATGTCATCAATTTTAAGTTCAATCTTGAAAAAGGACTACTAACATCCTCAAATAAGACTAAGCTTAAAGGAGCTAAAACCACCACGCCATGGCGTGTTATTTTAGTGGAAGATAGGATTGGAGATTTGGTCACCAATACCGTTCCTCTCAATCTGGCAACACCTAATCAATTACAGGATGCGTCTTGGGTAACCCCTGGTAAAACCCTTTGGGATTGGAGGGTGCATGGCTACACAGCGGACGACGGATTTACCTATGGTATCGATACAGAAAGTTATATGCGGTTCATCGACTTTGCTGCTGAAAAGGGAATTGAGTATTTTTTAATAGATGACTCTTGGTACACCAAAGTCACAAAAGGTCATTTTGAACTATCCGATAAACTAGATTTACAGCAGGTAATAGATTATGCCAATGAAAAAGACGTACAACTATTGCTTTATTATGATAGGAGACACGGAGAGTATGGGGACGATGAACTTTTTAAATATTATCGTTCATTGGGTATGAAAGGCATCAAGTATGGGTTTATGGGAAGTAATGTTCCGTTTACTAAAGATGCAATAAAGGCGAGTGCCGAAAACCGATTACTTATAGATTTTCACGATGGTCCAGTACCATTTACGGGTATCGAAAGAACATTTCCGAATGCCATCACAAAAGAATATTGTCATGCACAACAAGATTCTAGAAAAGCGTTTACGCCAGAGACGTTTATCCGTATGGCTTTGATTAATGCAATTCAAGGTCCGTTGGATATGAACAATGGTAATTTTGATTTAACGGGAATCAATGACGGAAGTAGAGAGAAGGGCCCCAAGATAATAGGTTCTTATTTGTCTACTGTAGCGTCAGAAGCTGCCAGAACATTGATAATTCATAGCGGATTGGTGTGTATTCCAGATGCTCCTGAAGCATATACTAAAAAAGCAGATTTATTTGAGTTTATTCAAAAAATGCCAGTAGGTAAATGGGATGAGAGCAAGGTGTTGCATGCAAAAATGGGGGAATATATTTCTACAGCCAGAAGACATGGTGAGGCATGGTTTATAGGCTCTGTTTACAATCAAAAAGGAGGCGTACTCAATATAGATTTAGATTTTCTAAAAGAAGGTGAAAATTACAAGGTAACTTTTTATGAAGATACACCAGAAACACATTGTAAAACCAATCCTGAAGCGTATCAAGTTAGAACAGGTATAGTAAAAAAAGGAGACGTTATAAAAGTTAAAATGGCTCCAGGTGGAGGACATTGTATGTGGATAAGACCAGAATAA
- a CDS encoding GH116 family glycosyl-hydrolase — MKKRSIGWITIVFVLFVGFKSFAQQNEWPVLKTYEGEYLKRIAMPVGGIGTGTVALNGRGGLQDWEIMNRPMKGFNPSLIKGPVKRAPFFSAYIKEKDKKGQVVLLEGPVSDLEYEGDFGAIASNHGLPRFKNAIFKTAYPFGQVELTDDELPIEVTVGAFNPLIPGKVDDSSIPMAVLSYRVKNTSNAALEIAIAGTIQNIIGTDGYNGKPDKNLNTFREENDIKGIYYTSNGVDNKSAQWGTMSLVSLIDGETTFRTNWLPAKFGDATLDFWDDFSADGLLEDRENLETDAPTGTLATKIVLEAGEEKEMKFLITWHFSNRPTWPQPGFHKKIDGIVGNYYATKYTDAWDVALKTVPKLNALEDDTKTFVKTFIESDIPQITKEAALFNLAHLRTQLAFRTETGHLLGWEGNFHNRGAGFGSCTHVWNYEQVTPFLFGELAQTMRDVEFGYGTDTNGLMSFRFYLPLEHAQKHGKAAADGQMGSIMKFYREWQLSGDDAFLKKHWPMVKKALEFCWIKGGWDANKDGVMEGSQHNTMDVEYFGPNPQMGFWYLGALKASEKMAKYVGEKSFAKTCENLYESGSKWMDKNLFNGEYYQQDIQPPMLQENVAPGLRLGIGAKDLTSPDYQLGEGVLIDQLVGQVMAHILDLGYLANEENIKKTNKAIIKYNYRENLSKHPNFMRSYALGDESALLMAAYPGERPEKPFPYFTEVMTGFEYTAAVGMLYENQDTIGLKTMQDVRDRYDGKKRNPFNEAEFGNHYARAMMAWGSILATTGFNYSAVDESMKFNDNEGAYFWSNGYQYGNVKITKEGEIKKVALTVLSGSLNLKSFTLKGFGSIAFKGEKAFTDNETVLFRVKKNSK; from the coding sequence ATGAAAAAGAGAAGTATTGGTTGGATAACGATAGTGTTTGTATTATTTGTTGGTTTTAAAAGTTTTGCCCAACAAAATGAATGGCCGGTTTTAAAGACTTACGAGGGGGAGTACCTAAAACGTATTGCCATGCCTGTCGGTGGTATTGGTACGGGTACGGTAGCATTAAATGGAAGAGGAGGTTTACAGGACTGGGAAATTATGAACAGGCCTATGAAAGGTTTTAATCCTAGTTTAATAAAGGGCCCTGTAAAGAGAGCTCCCTTTTTCTCAGCTTATATTAAAGAAAAAGATAAAAAAGGGCAAGTGGTCTTGCTAGAAGGACCTGTATCAGATTTAGAATACGAGGGTGATTTTGGAGCTATTGCTTCCAATCATGGACTTCCTCGTTTTAAGAATGCTATTTTTAAAACAGCTTACCCATTTGGTCAAGTTGAATTAACGGATGATGAATTGCCAATAGAAGTAACCGTTGGTGCTTTTAATCCATTAATACCAGGAAAAGTAGACGATAGTAGTATTCCAATGGCCGTTTTAAGTTATCGGGTTAAAAACACATCCAATGCTGCTTTAGAAATAGCCATAGCAGGAACCATCCAGAATATTATAGGAACCGATGGTTATAACGGAAAACCGGATAAGAACTTAAATACGTTTCGAGAAGAAAACGATATCAAAGGCATTTATTATACTTCTAATGGTGTGGATAATAAAAGTGCACAATGGGGAACGATGAGCCTTGTATCATTGATTGATGGGGAAACAACCTTTAGAACCAATTGGTTGCCAGCTAAATTTGGGGATGCCACACTAGATTTTTGGGATGACTTTAGTGCTGATGGATTGTTAGAAGATAGAGAAAATCTAGAAACAGATGCGCCAACAGGTACATTGGCAACCAAAATAGTATTAGAAGCAGGAGAAGAAAAGGAAATGAAATTTTTGATTACTTGGCACTTTTCTAACCGCCCCACTTGGCCACAACCAGGGTTTCATAAAAAAATAGATGGTATTGTTGGTAATTATTATGCCACTAAATATACTGATGCTTGGGATGTTGCATTAAAAACAGTACCAAAATTAAATGCTTTAGAAGATGACACAAAAACGTTTGTAAAAACTTTTATAGAAAGTGATATTCCTCAAATTACAAAAGAAGCAGCACTTTTTAATTTAGCACATTTAAGAACTCAACTAGCTTTTAGAACAGAAACAGGTCATTTGTTAGGTTGGGAAGGTAATTTTCATAACAGAGGAGCTGGTTTTGGCTCTTGTACTCATGTTTGGAATTATGAACAAGTAACGCCATTTTTATTTGGTGAATTGGCTCAAACCATGAGAGATGTTGAATTTGGATATGGAACTGACACTAATGGACTAATGAGTTTTAGATTCTATTTACCACTAGAGCATGCACAAAAACATGGTAAAGCTGCTGCAGATGGACAAATGGGAAGTATCATGAAATTTTATCGTGAGTGGCAACTTTCTGGTGATGATGCTTTTTTAAAGAAACATTGGCCAATGGTTAAAAAAGCATTGGAATTTTGCTGGATCAAAGGTGGTTGGGATGCTAATAAAGATGGTGTCATGGAAGGTTCTCAACACAATACCATGGATGTAGAATATTTTGGGCCTAATCCACAAATGGGGTTTTGGTATTTGGGAGCTTTAAAAGCTTCAGAAAAAATGGCTAAATATGTAGGAGAGAAATCTTTTGCAAAAACTTGTGAAAATTTGTACGAGAGTGGTTCTAAATGGATGGATAAAAATTTATTTAATGGGGAATATTACCAACAAGACATTCAACCGCCAATGCTACAAGAAAATGTAGCACCAGGATTGAGGTTGGGTATTGGAGCTAAAGATTTAACAAGTCCAGACTATCAATTAGGAGAAGGTGTTTTAATAGATCAACTAGTAGGTCAAGTTATGGCACATATTTTAGATTTAGGGTATTTGGCAAACGAGGAAAATATTAAGAAAACCAACAAAGCCATCATTAAATATAATTACAGAGAGAACCTTTCTAAACACCCTAATTTTATGCGCTCTTATGCTTTAGGTGATGAGTCTGCGTTGTTAATGGCAGCATATCCTGGAGAACGTCCAGAGAAACCTTTCCCTTATTTTACAGAAGTGATGACCGGTTTTGAGTACACGGCTGCTGTAGGGATGTTGTATGAAAACCAAGATACTATTGGGCTTAAAACGATGCAAGATGTTAGAGATAGATATGATGGTAAAAAGAGAAATCCGTTTAATGAAGCGGAATTTGGAAACCACTATGCTAGAGCAATGATGGCTTGGGGAAGTATATTGGCAACTACAGGGTTTAATTATTCTGCAGTAGATGAATCAATGAAATTTAATGATAATGAAGGGGCTTATTTTTGGTCTAATGGTTATCAATATGGAAACGTTAAGATTACGAAAGAAGGGGAAATAAAAAAAGTTGCGCTTACAGTTTTGAGTGGTTCTTTAAACCTGAAATCATTTACTCTTAAGGGGTTTGGTTCTATCGCATTTAAGGGAGAAAAGGCATTTACCGATAATGAAACGGTACTATTCAGGGTTAAAAAGAATTCAAAATAG
- a CDS encoding ThuA domain-containing protein: protein MNSFILKKLVFITFISCGTIAFAQEPLSADGQVERPRVLNFHGDNGHVHKSKQAGINLIETLGQENGWEVVSTNDTSLFTLKNLFSFDVILFNNTCGNRGRLFSNEQQQALQHFIRNGGGFVGIHCAGALWHEGGEFQKWYEELIGTRLVDHPKVQPARLIIEDNTHISTQHLKNEWRMTDEWHRFSSNPRAGVNVLISLDEDSYEGEKKMGGDHPFTWYQYVDGGRSFFTSLGHTVATYEDENFKKLVKGGIEWAAISKIANSLPVADGLLVDLNADHGVTLEDGSKIGEWKNQVEGTNIKSFIKQDIGRKISGSGRPRLLLNVPELNGHNTIVFHRQELLNHQEDAFDHLTQGSGYTWFSIMAVYEQVKGKPGVNSFFGNLRNTNMDKKGQYEGFWGGMSDENKVWISARNGLEKGLWNKNSPHVIADEALEKSRYYLVMGRMGEGQDTVNLQLFVNSTSSIAEKPFIVNPKANPSKMAIGQERDATNHPGAESFDGEIARCLIYEKPLNKDELAATIEYLKTTYNIQE from the coding sequence ATGAATTCATTTATTTTAAAGAAATTAGTGTTTATTACTTTCATTAGCTGTGGCACAATTGCTTTTGCTCAAGAGCCTCTGAGCGCAGACGGGCAAGTCGAACGCCCTAGAGTCCTCAACTTCCACGGAGACAATGGCCACGTGCATAAGTCAAAACAAGCGGGTATAAATTTAATAGAAACCTTGGGACAAGAAAATGGATGGGAAGTGGTCTCCACAAACGATACTTCTTTGTTCACACTAAAAAACTTGTTCTCTTTCGATGTCATTTTATTTAATAACACTTGTGGAAATAGAGGAAGACTATTTTCCAATGAACAGCAACAGGCCTTGCAACATTTTATCCGTAATGGAGGAGGTTTTGTGGGTATCCACTGCGCAGGAGCACTTTGGCATGAAGGAGGTGAATTTCAAAAATGGTATGAAGAACTGATCGGCACACGGTTGGTTGATCACCCTAAAGTACAACCTGCAAGACTTATCATTGAAGATAATACACATATAAGTACCCAACATTTAAAAAACGAATGGAGGATGACAGATGAATGGCATAGGTTTTCAAGCAATCCAAGAGCGGGTGTAAATGTGCTCATTTCGCTGGACGAAGATTCGTACGAAGGAGAGAAAAAAATGGGCGGAGACCATCCATTTACTTGGTATCAGTATGTAGATGGCGGGCGTTCCTTTTTCACATCGTTAGGACATACAGTAGCCACTTATGAAGATGAAAATTTTAAGAAGCTAGTTAAGGGAGGAATTGAGTGGGCGGCTATATCAAAGATTGCAAATTCTCTTCCTGTTGCTGATGGTTTATTGGTCGATCTCAATGCCGATCATGGAGTTACGCTGGAAGATGGAAGTAAAATTGGTGAATGGAAAAATCAAGTCGAAGGTACCAACATCAAAAGCTTTATAAAGCAAGACATAGGTAGAAAAATATCGGGTTCTGGAAGACCAAGACTCTTACTAAATGTTCCTGAATTAAATGGCCATAACACAATTGTGTTTCATCGACAAGAATTACTCAATCACCAAGAAGATGCATTCGATCATCTAACACAAGGTAGTGGCTATACATGGTTTTCCATCATGGCTGTATACGAACAAGTTAAGGGGAAGCCAGGAGTAAATTCTTTTTTTGGTAATCTTCGGAATACCAATATGGATAAAAAGGGTCAATATGAGGGATTTTGGGGTGGAATGAGTGATGAAAATAAAGTCTGGATTAGCGCTAGAAACGGATTAGAGAAAGGATTGTGGAATAAGAATAGCCCACACGTCATTGCAGATGAAGCCCTAGAAAAATCTAGGTATTATCTTGTAATGGGTAGAATGGGAGAAGGCCAAGATACTGTGAATCTGCAGCTTTTTGTTAACTCTACCTCTTCGATAGCAGAAAAACCATTCATAGTAAATCCCAAAGCCAATCCTTCCAAAATGGCCATTGGTCAAGAAAGAGATGCGACGAATCATCCCGGTGCAGAATCTTTTGATGGCGAGATTGCTCGATGTCTGATTTATGAAAAGCCTTTGAACAAAGATGAATTAGCTGCGACAATTGAATATTTGAAAACCACCTATAACATACAAGAATGA
- a CDS encoding sulfatase, with protein MRDIKFLCIILLLATLFGCSQPARNQEGKAPNFIIIFTDDQGYNDLGCFGGKHVNTPRIDRMAREGVRLTNFYVAAPVCTPSRAALMTGSYPKRNDMATGSRGAVLLAADAKGLHPEEITIAEVLKTVGYKTGMFGKWHLGDQPSFLPTQQGFDEFFGIPYSHDIHPYHPKQKKFQFPPLPLLEGEQVVERDPNADYLTQRITEQAIDFIEKNKDHPFFLYVPHPIPHRPIHVSPEVMKNVPVDIKEALGNENGTIDYRTRDKIYAHAINEIDWSVGEILDALKKYGIDDNTMVVFTSDNGPSIGSAVPLKGKKGSTFEGGMRVPAVIRWPKKIPAGQISNALLSTMDMLPTFAKLAGAKIPEDRVIDGKDIWSVLSENKKSPHKMFFYYKENVLEAVRSGKWKLRIKGDEAPALYNLDEDIGETTNVISVQDSIAARLTNYIEAFKEDINVHNRPAAYVENPKPLSN; from the coding sequence ATGAGGGACATAAAATTTTTATGCATCATTCTACTTTTGGCAACCCTTTTCGGTTGTTCACAACCAGCCAGAAACCAAGAAGGAAAAGCACCTAACTTCATCATCATTTTTACAGATGACCAAGGGTATAACGATTTGGGTTGTTTTGGGGGTAAGCATGTGAACACACCGCGAATCGATAGAATGGCTCGCGAAGGAGTACGACTTACGAACTTTTATGTAGCTGCCCCGGTTTGCACGCCATCCCGTGCGGCATTGATGACCGGAAGCTACCCAAAGCGCAACGATATGGCCACTGGGTCGCGTGGTGCTGTTTTGCTTGCGGCGGATGCAAAGGGACTCCATCCTGAGGAAATCACCATTGCCGAAGTATTGAAAACGGTAGGCTACAAAACGGGGATGTTCGGAAAGTGGCATCTGGGAGATCAACCTTCTTTTTTACCAACGCAACAGGGTTTCGATGAATTCTTCGGAATTCCATATAGTCATGATATTCATCCTTACCATCCAAAGCAGAAAAAGTTCCAGTTTCCACCACTTCCTTTGTTGGAGGGAGAACAGGTTGTGGAAAGGGATCCTAATGCGGATTACCTGACCCAAAGAATAACGGAACAAGCTATAGATTTTATCGAGAAAAACAAGGACCACCCATTTTTTCTGTATGTACCACATCCTATTCCGCATCGTCCGATACATGTTTCCCCAGAGGTAATGAAAAATGTTCCCGTCGACATAAAAGAGGCCTTAGGGAATGAAAACGGTACTATCGATTATAGAACCCGTGATAAAATATATGCCCATGCCATTAACGAAATCGATTGGTCAGTAGGAGAAATTTTGGATGCCCTGAAAAAATACGGAATCGATGATAATACTATGGTAGTTTTTACTTCCGATAATGGTCCCTCCATAGGTAGTGCCGTTCCATTGAAGGGCAAGAAAGGAAGTACCTTCGAAGGGGGTATGCGTGTTCCGGCCGTGATTCGTTGGCCTAAAAAAATTCCTGCAGGGCAAATCAGCAATGCGCTTCTTTCCACAATGGATATGCTGCCAACCTTTGCTAAACTAGCAGGCGCTAAAATTCCCGAAGACAGAGTCATAGATGGAAAGGATATTTGGTCCGTGCTAAGCGAAAACAAGAAAAGTCCACATAAAATGTTCTTTTATTATAAGGAAAACGTTCTTGAAGCGGTCCGGTCGGGTAAATGGAAGCTCCGCATAAAAGGGGATGAAGCACCAGCGCTTTATAATCTTGATGAAGATATCGGGGAAACGACCAATGTTATCTCAGTACAAGATTCTATAGCTGCAAGGTTAACCAATTATATCGAGGCCTTTAAGGAAGATATCAATGTACATAACAGGCCTGCCGCTTATGTAGAGAACCCTAAACCACTTTCCAACTGA
- a CDS encoding sulfatase, producing the protein MIMTKLNLFIFLLILLFSCKTNNSFSKVEKPNIIFIMADDLGWQDVGFMGSKWFETPNLDKLAKESLVFNQAYMYPTCSPSRAALLTGRQSFRTDVYNVPVLERDNNQTNIFSRWTVGLEHPVYAEPLKEAGYKLIHIGKWHIVGPHPENETDYPFDKPLRQPPNANLDWLENHKSEGIQQYYPIGRGFHENVGGTWWGDPARGYDKGYQAESGGYRAPFKNPFIADKPTDEWLTDRLTDEALDFIQRNKEKPFFVNLHYYAPHRPTVVRNKEWMDKFLQKKGDSMTGQGEENLEEMAGYATMIQSLDANVRRIMDYLDVNNLRKNTIIIFTSDNGFNGLQSVNKRLRGAKGNVYEGGLRVPAFVNWPSNIEPNRSTVPIHGLDYFPTFLELAGITDYSEMLDGKSIVPILKGNSFQERSLFWHIASTYKDPPCSIIRKGKWKLIQFLNNETVELYNLEEDLKESINLFEKEPEIAKKMLKELTTWRKENNVPLPPISKLQF; encoded by the coding sequence ATGATTATGACTAAATTAAATTTATTTATTTTTTTACTTATTTTATTGTTTTCTTGTAAAACGAATAATAGTTTTTCCAAAGTTGAAAAACCTAATATCATCTTCATTATGGCCGACGATTTAGGATGGCAAGATGTTGGTTTTATGGGAAGTAAATGGTTTGAAACTCCTAATTTAGACAAACTAGCTAAAGAAAGTTTGGTTTTTAATCAAGCATATATGTATCCAACTTGCTCACCTTCAAGAGCAGCATTACTAACAGGTCGTCAATCATTTAGAACAGACGTTTATAATGTACCTGTTTTAGAGCGTGACAACAACCAAACTAATATTTTTTCACGTTGGACTGTTGGTTTAGAACATCCTGTTTATGCAGAACCCCTAAAAGAAGCTGGTTATAAACTTATTCATATTGGGAAATGGCATATTGTAGGGCCTCATCCTGAGAATGAAACAGATTATCCATTTGATAAACCGCTTAGGCAGCCTCCAAATGCCAATTTAGATTGGTTAGAAAACCATAAAAGTGAAGGTATACAGCAATATTACCCCATTGGAAGAGGATTTCATGAAAACGTTGGGGGTACTTGGTGGGGAGATCCAGCCAGAGGATATGACAAGGGTTATCAAGCCGAAAGCGGAGGCTACCGGGCACCTTTTAAAAATCCGTTCATTGCGGATAAGCCTACCGATGAGTGGTTGACCGATAGACTCACTGATGAGGCACTGGACTTTATACAGCGAAACAAAGAGAAACCCTTTTTTGTGAACCTGCACTACTATGCACCACACCGTCCAACGGTAGTTAGGAATAAAGAATGGATGGATAAATTTCTGCAAAAGAAAGGCGATTCCATGACGGGTCAAGGAGAGGAAAATCTTGAAGAAATGGCAGGGTACGCCACCATGATTCAATCATTGGATGCTAATGTGAGGCGAATCATGGATTATTTGGATGTTAATAATCTAAGGAAAAATACAATTATTATATTCACCTCCGATAATGGTTTCAATGGACTGCAATCTGTCAATAAACGCTTGCGTGGAGCCAAAGGAAACGTTTATGAAGGAGGGTTGAGAGTACCCGCTTTTGTGAACTGGCCAAGTAACATTGAACCGAATCGAAGCACTGTTCCCATTCATGGTCTGGATTACTTTCCAACGTTCCTTGAATTAGCGGGTATTACCGATTATTCAGAAATGTTGGATGGAAAAAGCATTGTTCCAATACTAAAAGGCAACTCTTTTCAAGAACGGTCACTTTTTTGGCACATAGCCAGTACCTATAAAGACCCGCCTTGTTCTATTATTAGAAAAGGAAAATGGAAACTTATTCAGTTTCTCAATAATGAAACTGTAGAACTTTACAATCTTGAGGAAGACTTAAAGGAAAGTATAAACCTTTTTGAAAAAGAACCAGAAATAGCAAAAAAAATGTTGAAGGAACTTACCACATGGCGTAAAGAAAATAACGTACCGCTTCCACCAATTTCAAAGTTGCAGTTTTAA